A window from Bacillota bacterium encodes these proteins:
- a CDS encoding 2-oxo acid dehydrogenase subunit E2: MATIVRMPKLGSTMETGTVVTWFKREGDGVTQGEPLFEVMTEKITNVIEAPASGVLVRIVAPEGSEHPVRSPLAVIAAPGEDFSSAMAEAGLDFQSPAQVGPSEPSGLAAQPAAESAARNELKEAVIASPIAKRIAKDHGIDLSELTGTGPDGRITREDVERYIADRTGNAPDEGMPCVAPARQAPAQEGRTLPGDPDSNLLALSPMRKLIAERMTASSQTTPHVTLMTEVDMTDAVRLCEELNAEAADVKITLTDFVVKAVAKALRRFPRVNSSFSDQGLRLFSEVNVGVAVALEDGLVVPKVRNADSKDLLSISGEIKGLAAKARANALSERDVSDGTFTVSNLGMYGVDFFTPIINPPESAILGVGRAADKPVVRNGEISVRKMMGLSFSFDHRAIDGAQAADFLREVVRSLERPFSLVLL; this comes from the coding sequence ATGGCAACGATCGTAAGGATGCCCAAGCTTGGCTCCACGATGGAGACTGGAACGGTGGTGACATGGTTTAAGAGAGAAGGAGACGGGGTTACTCAAGGGGAGCCTCTCTTTGAAGTCATGACCGAGAAGATAACCAATGTGATAGAGGCTCCAGCGTCAGGGGTGCTTGTAAGGATCGTTGCACCCGAAGGGAGTGAGCACCCTGTAAGGTCCCCTCTTGCTGTCATCGCAGCACCTGGCGAGGATTTCAGTTCCGCAATGGCCGAGGCCGGGCTGGACTTCCAGTCGCCCGCTCAGGTGGGTCCCTCGGAGCCCTCCGGACTCGCGGCGCAGCCAGCAGCTGAGTCTGCCGCGAGGAATGAGCTGAAAGAGGCGGTAATTGCCTCTCCGATCGCCAAAAGAATAGCGAAGGATCATGGCATTGACCTGTCCGAGCTGACCGGTACCGGGCCGGATGGCCGGATAACCCGTGAAGACGTAGAGCGGTACATTGCAGATCGCACGGGCAACGCTCCTGACGAGGGTATGCCTTGTGTCGCTCCCGCACGTCAGGCACCGGCTCAGGAGGGCCGGACACTTCCCGGAGACCCGGATTCCAATCTATTGGCGTTAAGCCCGATGCGTAAGCTCATTGCTGAGCGCATGACCGCGAGCAGCCAGACGACCCCTCATGTCACTCTCATGACCGAGGTGGATATGACAGACGCGGTGCGTCTATGCGAGGAACTCAATGCAGAGGCAGCGGACGTCAAGATTACGCTCACGGACTTCGTTGTGAAGGCAGTAGCGAAGGCCCTTCGCAGGTTTCCAAGGGTCAACAGCAGTTTTTCAGATCAGGGCCTCAGGCTCTTTTCCGAGGTAAATGTGGGAGTCGCAGTAGCCCTGGAAGATGGCCTCGTCGTTCCAAAGGTGCGCAACGCAGATTCAAAGGACCTCCTCTCCATATCGGGTGAGATCAAGGGTCTTGCGGCTAAGGCGAGGGCCAACGCTCTCTCAGAAAGGGATGTCTCCGACGGAACATTCACAGTCTCGAACCTCGGAATGTACGGAGTCGATTTCTTTACACCGATAATCAACCCGCCCGAATCGGCCATACTTGGTGTTGGCCGTGCAGCAGACAAACCGGTGGTGCGCAACGGCGAGATAAGTGTTCGGAAGATGATGGGATTGTCATTCTCATTTGATCACCGTGCTATCGATGGTGCCCAGGCGGCAGACTTCCTCCGCGAAGTCGTAAGGAGCCTGGAGCGCCCGTTTTCCCTCGTCTTGCTCTGA
- a CDS encoding rubrerythrin family protein: MKLKGSKTEANLRAAFNGESQARNKYTFFASVARKEGYEQIAAIFEETAENEKEHAKLWAKALGMISDTSANLEEAASGENYEWTTMYREFAETAREEGFEDLARAFQEVAEVEEAHEKRYRALLERVHSGTVFRRDRPIKWHCRNCGYIHEGTEPPEVCPACAHPRAFYEPLAENY, from the coding sequence ATGAAGCTCAAGGGATCCAAAACCGAGGCGAACCTCAGGGCCGCTTTCAACGGCGAGTCGCAGGCCAGGAACAAGTACACGTTCTTCGCGTCTGTCGCCCGCAAAGAGGGGTACGAGCAAATCGCCGCGATCTTCGAGGAAACCGCGGAGAACGAGAAAGAGCACGCAAAGCTTTGGGCGAAGGCTCTTGGAATGATCTCGGACACCTCCGCCAACCTCGAAGAAGCCGCGAGCGGTGAGAACTACGAGTGGACCACTATGTACCGGGAGTTCGCCGAGACCGCGCGCGAGGAGGGATTCGAGGATCTCGCCAGAGCCTTCCAGGAAGTCGCCGAGGTCGAAGAAGCCCACGAGAAGCGTTACCGTGCCCTTCTGGAGCGCGTGCACAGCGGGACTGTCTTCCGTCGCGACCGTCCGATCAAGTGGCACTGCCGCAACTGCGGGTACATTCACGAAGGCACCGAGCCTCCGGAGGTGTGTCCGGCTTGCGCTCATCCGAGGGCGTTCTATGAGCCCCTCGCGGAGAACTACTGA
- the rbsK gene encoding ribokinase yields MSRVVVVGSINMDLVATVEALPREGETVTGTSFKQVPGGKGANQAVASAKMSAAVVMVGRVGADPFGDALLSNLEAHGVKTSRILRDGLHPTGVALITVDRLGHNTIAVCPGANARCSLDDIVFAEDVIAQSDAVIAQLEVPITTVSQAFSFARAHGRLTVLNPAPVTDPASVKALLQHVDIAVPNELEAEALTGVPVARQAGGTDGSISADSNEPAPVIGALEAANRLRDLGAKRVVITLGERGAVFVGPEGEIVTPPFRVQAVDTTAAGDAFVAAFTVAWLEGRLPDECMRWGCAAGAIAATRPGAQPSLPTRHEVEAMLSGSAFFP; encoded by the coding sequence GTGAGCAGAGTGGTGGTTGTGGGAAGCATTAATATGGATCTCGTGGCAACAGTGGAAGCCCTCCCACGCGAGGGGGAAACCGTGACAGGAACCTCGTTCAAGCAAGTGCCCGGCGGAAAGGGCGCGAACCAAGCAGTCGCGTCAGCAAAGATGAGCGCTGCGGTTGTGATGGTTGGAAGAGTCGGAGCGGACCCGTTTGGGGACGCGCTTCTTTCAAACCTCGAGGCACACGGTGTGAAGACCAGCCGAATCCTTCGAGATGGCCTCCACCCTACCGGAGTTGCCCTGATAACAGTGGACAGGCTCGGACACAACACGATCGCAGTATGCCCTGGGGCCAATGCCAGATGCTCGCTGGATGATATTGTCTTTGCCGAAGATGTAATCGCCCAGTCAGATGCGGTCATTGCACAACTCGAGGTCCCGATCACCACGGTGAGCCAAGCGTTCTCGTTTGCGAGGGCGCATGGGAGACTGACCGTGCTCAACCCCGCTCCCGTGACAGATCCCGCTTCTGTGAAAGCCCTCTTACAGCATGTGGACATCGCCGTCCCCAACGAACTGGAGGCAGAGGCTCTCACGGGCGTCCCCGTGGCTCGTCAGGCCGGCGGGACGGATGGCTCTATCTCGGCTGATTCCAATGAACCAGCCCCAGTAATCGGTGCGCTTGAGGCGGCCAATCGGCTGCGCGACCTAGGCGCGAAGCGCGTGGTCATAACACTTGGTGAACGTGGAGCAGTGTTTGTGGGTCCTGAAGGCGAGATCGTCACGCCGCCGTTCCGGGTTCAGGCCGTTGATACCACAGCCGCCGGTGATGCTTTCGTGGCCGCGTTCACCGTGGCCTGGCTCGAAGGCAGACTGCCTGACGAGTGCATGAGATGGGGATGCGCTGCAGGCGCCATTGCTGCCACGAGGCCCGGTGCTCAGCCTTCCCTTCCGACCCGGCACGAGGTAGAGGCTATGCTCTCAGGTTCTGCGTTCTTCCCGTGA
- a CDS encoding aminopeptidase P family N-terminal domain-containing protein, with protein MNEAFRDVYEKEQRLRNFMDERGFDAVVLTLRSNFSWLTGGGDNHVLLNSEYGCAPVLVTKKAKYLIAHPMDGPRIMREEIAGQGFEMVLHPWYEPDRKEVIRRIAGRGRLACDAPFFGADNVAEDIMRLHYPFTVTEVERCRVLALESALCFGDVANSVRSGEQELDVAARLISAFASRHIQTEVVIVAADDRIRDYRHPIPTSRRIRKTALLHAVAQKWGLHCNVSRMVALGGIPEDLVRIHRAACYIEAVNAAHSRPGVLFQDLLAKVKEAYAEVGFPEEWKAHFVGGPTGYVILHSAAMLDPSWNVSEHQPMGHLATIAGTKVEELIMVTPEGTSVLSNSKGWPLLNFEINGQYIELPDVLVI; from the coding sequence ATGAACGAGGCGTTTCGAGATGTCTACGAAAAGGAACAGAGACTCAGGAACTTCATGGACGAGCGTGGGTTCGACGCCGTCGTCTTGACGTTGCGGTCCAATTTCTCTTGGTTGACTGGCGGAGGCGACAACCATGTTCTCCTGAACTCGGAGTATGGATGTGCCCCCGTGCTCGTGACCAAGAAGGCCAAGTATCTGATCGCGCACCCCATGGACGGACCCAGGATAATGCGGGAGGAAATCGCTGGCCAGGGGTTCGAAATGGTGCTCCACCCGTGGTACGAACCCGACCGCAAGGAAGTGATTCGCAGAATCGCAGGAAGAGGCCGCTTGGCTTGTGACGCCCCCTTCTTCGGTGCTGACAATGTGGCCGAAGACATCATGAGGCTTCACTATCCGTTTACGGTGACTGAGGTCGAGCGGTGCCGGGTTCTAGCCTTAGAAAGCGCCCTGTGCTTTGGTGATGTAGCGAACTCGGTTCGGTCCGGGGAGCAGGAACTCGATGTCGCGGCACGGCTCATCTCGGCTTTCGCCTCGCGACACATCCAGACCGAAGTAGTGATCGTCGCAGCAGACGACAGGATTAGGGATTATCGGCATCCCATACCAACCTCGCGACGGATTAGGAAGACCGCGCTCCTTCATGCTGTCGCGCAGAAATGGGGGCTGCACTGCAATGTGAGTCGGATGGTGGCGCTTGGCGGAATCCCGGAGGATCTTGTACGGATCCATCGTGCTGCATGCTATATTGAGGCGGTCAACGCAGCTCATTCCCGACCCGGTGTCCTGTTCCAGGACCTGCTCGCGAAGGTAAAGGAGGCCTACGCGGAGGTGGGGTTTCCGGAAGAGTGGAAGGCGCACTTCGTCGGAGGCCCAACCGGGTATGTGATTCTCCATTCAGCTGCCATGCTGGATCCATCATGGAATGTGTCTGAACACCAGCCCATGGGACACTTGGCCACAATCGCTGGAACAAAGGTTGAGGAGCTTATCATGGTCACTCCAGAAGGAACCTCGGTGCTGTCGAATTCCAAGGGTTGGCCTCTTCTCAACTTCGAGATCAACGGCCAGTATATCGAACTTCCGGATGTGCTGGTGATCTAG
- a CDS encoding alpha-ketoacid dehydrogenase subunit beta: MMRELTYTQALGEALAEEMRRDERVFVMGLDVGPYGGAFGVTQGLYDMFPGRVLDMPISEAGYVGAAVGAALTGCRPVVELQYSDWITIASDQLVNQAANMRYMFGGTCSVPMVLRAPVGGYLSAAAQHSHMFESWFGFVPGLKVVLPATPYDAKGLLKAAIRDDNPVIFFEHKQLYKVKGPVPEEDYIVPLGKADIKRAGKDVTIVTYSYMVDFSLRAAEQLAIDGIDVEVVDLRTISPLDEETILESVRKTNRLVAVQETWRPFGVVAEVSAIVAEKAVDYLDAPIKRVASKFAPVPFSPNLERYVLPSVDDIVAAVKETVGS; encoded by the coding sequence GTGATGCGAGAACTCACATACACTCAGGCACTCGGCGAAGCACTAGCCGAAGAAATGCGCCGCGACGAGCGGGTATTCGTGATGGGCCTTGATGTGGGTCCCTATGGGGGAGCTTTCGGTGTGACACAAGGCCTTTACGACATGTTTCCGGGGCGCGTTCTGGATATGCCGATCTCCGAGGCGGGGTATGTCGGGGCGGCCGTCGGCGCGGCCCTCACGGGATGTCGCCCGGTGGTGGAACTTCAGTACTCCGACTGGATCACCATCGCCTCTGACCAGTTGGTCAACCAGGCGGCGAACATGAGATACATGTTTGGCGGGACCTGCTCCGTTCCCATGGTCCTGAGAGCCCCGGTGGGCGGGTACCTATCGGCTGCGGCTCAGCATTCCCACATGTTTGAATCGTGGTTTGGCTTCGTGCCCGGCCTAAAAGTGGTTCTGCCGGCTACGCCTTATGATGCGAAAGGCCTCCTCAAGGCGGCGATTCGCGATGACAACCCGGTGATATTCTTCGAACACAAGCAGCTATACAAGGTGAAAGGGCCTGTGCCGGAGGAGGACTATATCGTTCCGCTTGGGAAGGCTGACATCAAACGTGCTGGCAAGGACGTGACAATCGTGACCTACTCGTACATGGTCGATTTCAGCCTCCGCGCAGCCGAACAGCTCGCCATCGACGGAATTGACGTCGAGGTCGTCGATCTCAGGACTATAAGCCCGCTTGACGAGGAGACCATCCTGGAATCCGTTAGGAAGACGAACCGCTTGGTAGCAGTCCAAGAGACCTGGCGGCCGTTCGGTGTTGTGGCTGAGGTCTCCGCCATCGTGGCCGAGAAAGCCGTGGATTACCTCGATGCACCTATCAAGAGGGTTGCAAGCAAGTTTGCTCCGGTCCCGTTCAGCCCGAATCTCGAGCGTTACGTGCTTCCCTCCGTCGACGACATCGTGGCGGCGGTGAAAGAGACGGTGGGTTCCTAA
- a CDS encoding 3-oxoacyl-ACP reductase FabG, with protein MLLSNKIAVITGAAQGIGESIALHFAQEGAHIVACDLNLNGAELVAEKVRSMGRRALAFKVDVTKAVDIQAMVDKTLREFARIDILVNSAGILKHSLFIDMSEDDWDQVMSVNAKGTFLVGQAVARAMVSQRSGRIINISSCSGKKPTLKEAAYCASKSAVIGLTRVMALELGPYGINVNAILPGATDTPMVRRTFMTTPEVEREWIEKTALKRLGKPEDQAKVAVFLASHLADHITGESIVVSAGEMMTQ; from the coding sequence GTGTTGCTCTCCAACAAGATAGCCGTAATCACGGGAGCTGCCCAGGGGATCGGCGAGTCTATCGCTCTGCATTTCGCTCAAGAAGGCGCGCACATAGTGGCGTGCGACTTGAATCTGAACGGTGCCGAGCTTGTGGCGGAGAAAGTCCGTAGCATGGGACGGCGTGCCCTTGCGTTCAAGGTCGACGTCACAAAGGCAGTCGACATTCAGGCGATGGTGGATAAGACCCTAAGAGAGTTTGCGCGAATCGACATCCTTGTTAACAGCGCGGGAATCCTCAAGCATTCTCTCTTTATCGACATGTCCGAGGATGACTGGGACCAAGTCATGAGTGTCAACGCTAAAGGCACATTCCTGGTGGGCCAGGCTGTTGCGAGGGCCATGGTAAGCCAGCGTTCAGGGAGAATTATAAACATCTCGTCGTGTTCCGGAAAGAAGCCGACCTTGAAGGAAGCAGCATACTGCGCAAGTAAGTCGGCTGTGATCGGGCTTACCAGGGTCATGGCTCTGGAACTTGGCCCTTATGGCATCAATGTGAACGCAATTCTGCCTGGCGCTACGGATACGCCGATGGTCCGCAGGACCTTCATGACAACTCCTGAGGTCGAGCGTGAATGGATTGAGAAAACCGCGCTCAAGCGCCTAGGCAAGCCAGAAGACCAAGCTAAGGTGGCGGTATTCCTGGCATCTCACCTCGCTGATCACATCACTGGCGAGTCGATAGTCGTCTCTGCCGGCGAGATGATGACACAGTAG
- a CDS encoding PIN domain-containing protein, whose amino-acid sequence MKDRTIGEGRDDWTVRLQCNSSHLLNDHADHSARAKALIECCERGSGPLRIALHTLCEVVYVLEHEGLGREQTYEAIRDFLGIRGIEVDEEGTALEALADYRDKGVDFSDALLAAIARQSHEIVWTFNQKHFARMDGLWRTPPAT is encoded by the coding sequence GTGAAGGACAGGACGATAGGTGAAGGGCGAGACGACTGGACGGTTAGACTCCAATGTAATTCTTCGCATCTCCTCAACGATCATGCCGACCACAGCGCGAGAGCGAAGGCCCTCATCGAATGTTGCGAGCGCGGGTCGGGCCCGCTGAGAATCGCTCTTCACACCCTGTGCGAGGTCGTGTATGTCCTAGAGCATGAAGGACTCGGCCGGGAGCAGACCTACGAAGCCATACGCGATTTCTTGGGCATCCGAGGCATCGAGGTTGATGAGGAGGGCACCGCCTTGGAGGCCCTCGCGGATTACCGTGACAAGGGTGTCGACTTCAGCGACGCGCTCCTTGCTGCTATTGCCCGGCAAAGCCACGAGATCGTCTGGACGTTCAATCAGAAGCACTTCGCGCGCATGGATGGACTGTGGCGAACTCCGCCCGCGACCTAA
- a CDS encoding alcohol dehydrogenase catalytic domain-containing protein, which translates to MELKAVKFAGRGRVEIVEKPRPAAKGDVVVVKVTASGICGTDLEVLLPAPNPLPTVPGHEVVGIVAEVDKARRFRIGDRVIVNCHVTCGTCEHCKNGDLIFCRDLKVIGFELDGGDAEYVAVPEASLRPLPDDISDEVGVIIGDAFGTPYHAVRKAGIVPGEIVGVFGAGPLGIMAVLCAKRFGATVVSVDINEKRLEAAREFGADHTVNFRTSDLYPEVMHITGGKGLDRAIECSGSASAVIAALETLRLRGRLVQVGVCPNVCVNAQKHIVDREIEIVGSRNFNNNEFEEIIEFVRHNPIVGKLVSHRFGIDDAKRAFEVAEKREGLKVVISP; encoded by the coding sequence GTGGAACTGAAGGCGGTCAAGTTTGCTGGCAGAGGCCGGGTCGAGATCGTGGAAAAGCCCAGGCCGGCCGCCAAGGGCGATGTTGTTGTGGTCAAAGTGACGGCCTCGGGAATCTGCGGGACTGACCTGGAAGTCCTCCTCCCGGCCCCGAACCCTCTTCCCACAGTGCCCGGCCATGAAGTGGTCGGTATAGTAGCAGAGGTGGACAAGGCGAGGAGGTTCAGAATCGGAGACCGAGTGATCGTGAACTGCCATGTGACGTGCGGGACGTGCGAACACTGCAAGAACGGGGATCTCATATTCTGCAGGGATCTGAAGGTCATCGGCTTTGAACTCGACGGTGGTGATGCTGAGTACGTAGCTGTCCCGGAGGCCAGCCTTAGGCCGCTGCCTGATGACATCTCCGATGAAGTTGGTGTGATCATCGGTGATGCGTTCGGAACACCTTATCACGCGGTCAGGAAGGCCGGCATAGTCCCAGGTGAAATCGTGGGGGTGTTTGGGGCAGGACCGCTTGGAATCATGGCGGTCCTCTGTGCCAAACGCTTCGGAGCGACCGTGGTTTCGGTGGACATAAACGAAAAGAGGCTGGAGGCCGCAAGAGAGTTCGGCGCGGACCACACAGTCAATTTCCGCACTTCAGATCTTTACCCCGAGGTAATGCATATTACTGGCGGCAAGGGTCTGGACAGGGCGATCGAGTGCTCGGGCAGCGCCTCGGCGGTAATCGCCGCACTTGAGACGTTGAGACTCCGTGGTAGACTCGTGCAGGTGGGCGTGTGTCCCAACGTGTGTGTAAACGCGCAGAAGCACATAGTGGACAGGGAGATCGAAATCGTTGGTTCCAGGAACTTCAACAACAACGAGTTCGAAGAGATAATCGAGTTCGTCCGCCACAACCCTATTGTAGGCAAGCTGGTTTCTCACAGGTTCGGCATAGATGATGCGAAGAGAGCTTTCGAAGTGGCGGAGAAGCGCGAGGGGCTGAAGGTAGTGATTAGCCCGTGA
- a CDS encoding glycoside hydrolase family 44 protein has translation MAGRLAGRRLCRVSGGLVSPALCVLAVAAVVVTHAAAIGGLSGLADASPASESAALHEQAIRQVVADLYRAMTLKDIDLMLSLFVQRDSREDEDPKTVRAQILTELEPVVAIAGDFTRASLVLGDGVAVVRLPEVMTVKDPRSGAYKDVRANAELRLALTRSGWRIESKRALPPDTAGSQASEIGGRAPDTTRTILVAVEPVNVDRSGDGDAIEASIADAATSPAAPPVAAPLDATITVDALHPGHVISPYVYGSAWGQWVGKLPPDDEISDLRVKLIRFGGNNISRYNWRIDTYNDWWTKRNVVQRPGLLEFVTWARSHGAEPLIQVNAFGFAPAETASTEMVRIMDAEAAADLVRFLNIQHGLKVRFFEIDNEPFIWHETHRDYQKRPIGYDEYLERFAEFSRAMKAVDPSIIVMGPANCNPTYYVRSAVAADRVLKGDWIPYMLRYCAEYEGRHGLRILDAVSFHRYPIYRSFNAKEVHTNPQDILDATREWWDPSYNPSLIDPTSESAVRGILPLFGRWIDQNYPGTGLALTEYNLDFDSSVEYPPGVRALWLAETIGQLARHDVRYGVYWNLQEGAEHGLVGMDGRPSEAYYAFRLYSRNLTGRMLPVKGERERVHAFAALRDDGTIAVLLNTLDLAQGHDVEVVISEVSGPRRVRLSLQPGSVAALTVVPGHGPATAEVFDP, from the coding sequence ATGGCTGGACGGCTTGCGGGCAGAAGGCTTTGTAGAGTCTCGGGCGGACTGGTGTCGCCCGCACTGTGTGTTCTTGCGGTCGCAGCGGTTGTCGTGACACACGCCGCAGCGATCGGAGGGCTTTCGGGGCTCGCGGACGCCTCACCGGCATCTGAAAGTGCCGCCCTGCACGAGCAGGCCATCCGGCAGGTCGTCGCGGACCTGTACCGGGCAATGACGCTGAAGGACATCGACCTGATGCTGTCGCTTTTCGTTCAGCGCGACTCACGAGAGGACGAGGATCCGAAGACTGTGAGGGCCCAGATACTGACAGAGCTTGAGCCGGTGGTAGCCATTGCGGGGGACTTCACAAGAGCTAGCCTCGTTCTCGGCGATGGAGTCGCGGTTGTGCGTCTCCCCGAGGTCATGACGGTGAAGGACCCACGTTCCGGGGCATACAAGGACGTGCGCGCGAACGCTGAATTGAGATTAGCGCTGACGCGGTCCGGGTGGAGAATCGAGTCGAAGCGCGCTCTGCCGCCAGATACCGCAGGGAGCCAGGCCTCTGAGATAGGAGGGCGGGCACCTGACACCACACGAACAATCCTTGTCGCGGTGGAGCCCGTGAACGTCGATCGCTCTGGTGACGGGGACGCCATTGAGGCTTCGATCGCTGATGCCGCGACGAGCCCCGCGGCGCCGCCTGTTGCGGCGCCTCTCGACGCCACGATCACTGTCGACGCGTTGCACCCAGGCCACGTCATCAGCCCTTACGTCTATGGGAGTGCCTGGGGACAATGGGTCGGCAAACTCCCCCCTGACGATGAGATCTCCGACCTTCGCGTCAAGCTCATAAGGTTCGGGGGTAACAACATAAGCCGCTACAACTGGAGGATTGACACGTACAACGACTGGTGGACGAAGAGAAACGTAGTCCAAAGGCCCGGGCTCCTCGAGTTCGTGACCTGGGCGCGCAGCCACGGCGCGGAGCCGCTCATCCAGGTTAACGCCTTCGGGTTCGCCCCAGCGGAGACCGCGTCCACCGAGATGGTGAGGATAATGGATGCCGAGGCGGCCGCGGACTTGGTGCGGTTCCTCAACATCCAGCACGGGCTCAAAGTCAGGTTCTTCGAAATAGACAACGAGCCGTTCATCTGGCACGAGACGCACCGCGACTACCAGAAGCGGCCTATCGGATACGACGAGTACCTCGAGCGATTCGCGGAGTTTTCCCGAGCCATGAAGGCAGTGGATCCCTCCATCATCGTCATGGGCCCCGCCAACTGCAACCCCACGTATTACGTTCGGAGCGCGGTCGCGGCCGACCGCGTCCTCAAGGGCGATTGGATCCCGTACATGCTGAGGTACTGTGCGGAGTATGAAGGTCGTCACGGCCTCAGAATCCTCGACGCGGTGTCTTTCCATCGCTACCCGATCTATAGGTCCTTCAACGCGAAGGAGGTCCACACGAATCCGCAGGACATCCTGGACGCGACACGAGAGTGGTGGGACCCATCTTACAACCCAAGCCTCATCGACCCTACGTCCGAGTCGGCTGTCCGGGGCATCCTTCCACTCTTCGGGCGTTGGATCGACCAGAACTACCCCGGCACCGGTCTGGCCTTGACCGAGTATAACCTTGACTTCGACAGCTCCGTAGAATATCCACCTGGAGTGCGAGCGCTCTGGCTTGCAGAGACGATCGGCCAACTCGCCCGCCACGACGTGAGGTACGGTGTGTACTGGAACCTTCAGGAAGGGGCTGAGCACGGCCTTGTGGGAATGGACGGGCGCCCCTCTGAGGCCTATTACGCCTTCAGGTTGTATTCTCGCAATTTGACCGGCAGGATGCTGCCGGTCAAGGGCGAGCGCGAACGGGTTCATGCATTCGCCGCCCTGCGCGATGACGGCACGATAGCCGTCCTCCTAAACACTCTTGACCTCGCGCAAGGCCACGACGTCGAGGTGGTGATCTCGGAGGTCTCCGGCCCGAGAAGGGTGCGCCTATCGCTCCAGCCGGGCTCGGTCGCGGCCCTTACCGTCGTCCCAGGGCATGGTCCGGCGACCGCAGAGGTCTTCGACCCCTGA
- the lipB gene encoding lipoyl(octanoyl) transferase LipB — protein MRTIEILNLGRVEYRDAYEYQRARVQKRQADEVPDCLIMVEHPPVITLGRGGGWNNIVVSRDFLRERGVEVFETERGGNVTFHGPGQLVGYPIIKLDRGERDLHRLLALYEEAIITAIGRYGIRGEHKPGLVGVWVSNRKIASIGVCVAKWVTFHGFAINVSVDMRWFEMINPCGLEASIMTSMEEVTGKAHSVEELVLPVGLAFAEVLGREPVYASIS, from the coding sequence GTGAGGACTATCGAGATACTCAACCTCGGTCGGGTGGAGTATCGAGACGCGTATGAGTACCAACGGGCGAGAGTTCAGAAGCGGCAAGCAGACGAGGTGCCCGACTGCCTAATCATGGTGGAACACCCGCCTGTCATTACTCTGGGCAGAGGCGGGGGATGGAATAACATCGTAGTATCCAGGGATTTCTTGAGGGAACGCGGCGTGGAGGTGTTCGAGACAGAACGGGGTGGAAACGTCACGTTCCACGGGCCCGGCCAGCTAGTGGGATACCCCATCATCAAACTCGATCGCGGGGAAAGGGACCTCCATAGGCTCCTGGCGCTCTATGAGGAAGCCATAATCACTGCTATTGGGCGGTACGGCATACGAGGCGAGCACAAGCCAGGTCTTGTCGGAGTCTGGGTGTCCAACCGCAAAATCGCTTCCATCGGGGTATGCGTTGCCAAGTGGGTGACATTTCACGGATTCGCCATCAACGTTTCTGTAGACATGCGGTGGTTCGAAATGATCAATCCTTGCGGATTGGAAGCAAGCATAATGACGTCGATGGAGGAGGTGACAGGTAAAGCGCACTCTGTTGAGGAGCTCGTCCTGCCTGTAGGGCTGGCCTTCGCTGAAGTCTTGGGTCGAGAGCCAGTCTATGCCAGCATATCTTGA
- a CDS encoding AraC family ligand binding domain-containing protein, producing MHSTPVDVFLYIRSSSGRVVVGDQEIGASGGDIVLSPKGIPHGLKADRSGEFSVLVVKAPSPDAQRLRRGD from the coding sequence GTGCACTCGACGCCGGTTGACGTGTTCCTTTACATTCGTTCCAGCTCGGGTCGGGTCGTGGTCGGCGACCAAGAGATCGGCGCGTCCGGCGGAGACATCGTGCTGAGCCCGAAAGGTATACCTCACGGGCTCAAGGCAGACCGGTCGGGGGAGTTCAGCGTGCTCGTGGTGAAGGCCCCAAGTCCCGACGCGCAGAGACTCAGACGAGGAGACTAG
- a CDS encoding AbrB/MazE/SpoVT family DNA-binding domain-containing protein, producing the protein MSLSVARLTSKGQITLPLEVREFLSIQRGDRIMFRQERNRVYLERLPANVPSAQVFGKLRRPGMEPMDLEAARAKAREPRAKRVLGCEGQDDR; encoded by the coding sequence ATGAGCCTGTCTGTGGCAAGGTTGACCTCGAAGGGGCAGATCACCCTTCCGCTTGAGGTCCGAGAGTTTCTATCGATTCAGAGGGGTGATAGAATCATGTTCCGGCAGGAGCGCAACCGCGTCTATTTGGAGCGCCTACCCGCGAACGTCCCTTCAGCCCAGGTTTTCGGAAAGCTGCGTCGGCCAGGTATGGAGCCAATGGACCTCGAAGCAGCCCGAGCCAAAGCGAGGGAGCCTCGAGCCAAGAGAGTGCTCGGGTGTGAAGGACAGGACGATAGGTGA